A genome region from Manihot esculenta cultivar AM560-2 chromosome 5, M.esculenta_v8, whole genome shotgun sequence includes the following:
- the LOC122723732 gene encoding uncharacterized protein LOC122723732 codes for MDKAQRMDPPKLLSARGPLHPLQHPTLTRPASPNSLHVDHIPTSPILAQWPNFTTPAHGPAKAYGPSSGQHMDLSLATGPATHAPFQPTHMDRTAWARASSLSSRGPWTMDQRFFSKFTRTTHTNSSTSALSHVDGKFPIRASLQLYLKSFKQPEREFNSHSAISVLGAKGRISIENSVKGQFGENLPKTALLEQRMRKGF; via the exons ATGGACAAAGCCCAGCGCATGGACCCGCCGAAGCTCCTCTCTGCACGTGGACCGCTTCATCCACTCCAGCACCCAACACTCACGCGGCCCGCTTCTCCAAATTCACTTCACGTGGACCACATTCCCACTTCACCCATTCTTGCACAATGGCCCAACTTCACCACTCCAGCACATGGTCCCGCCAAGGCATATGGACCAAGCAGCGGACAGCACATGGACCTTTCACTTGCAACAGGGCCCGCCACTCATGCCCCATTTCAACCCACGCATATGGACCGCACAGCGTGGGCCCGCGCTTCATCATTGTCTTCACGTGGACCATGGACCATGGACCAGCGCTTTTTCTCAAAGTTCACGCGAACCACTCACACTAATTCTTCCACTTCAGCGCTCTCACACGTGGACGGCAAATTCCCAATTAGGGCGTCTCTCCAGCTCTATTTAAAGAGCTTTAAGCAGCCAGAAAGAGAATTCAATTCTCACTCGGCAATTTCGGTGCTCGGCGCAAAAGGCAGAATCTCCATcg aaaatagtgtaaaaggacaatttggagaaaatctccctaaaactgccttattggaGCAAAGAATGAGGAAAggattttga